In the bacterium SCSIO 12741 genome, GTATGGGAAGAAATCGATTCATCTTAATGGGGTAATCGGTTTTTGATTATGCCATAAAGAAGGGTCCCCAATAAGGCAAAGGCGATAACAATCAAAATGCTTAATGCTCCAGCCCCAACCAAAACATACATCGGCCCTGGACAAGCTCCTGCCAGAGCCCAACCCAGTCCAAAGATGATTCCTCCAAAAAGGTAACGTGGGATGCTTTTGTTTTTAGGAGCAAAAGAGATCGGAATGCCCGATACGCTCTTGAGGTTCGATTTTTTGA is a window encoding:
- a CDS encoding YeeE/YedE family protein → MRYLRYTLIGVLFGVIMFKSQAVSWFRIYEMFRFESFHMYGIIGTAVSLGMLIVFLIKKSNLKSVSGIPISFAPKNKSIPRYLFGGIIFGLGWALAGACPGPMYVLVGAGALSILIVIAFALLGTLLYGIIKNRLPH